From the Acidicapsa ligni genome, one window contains:
- a CDS encoding tetratricopeptide repeat protein, giving the protein MSIAPNHGNYFDLAPTIAYSVDGIDIDIARGCVKRLGTEHYPRRQTFHVLLYLLKNHGHLVSKEELTTEIWQDTAVTDNALAQCIAEIRKVLGDDSRNPKYIKTVSKAGYCFVAPVKEFFESRFPLQELPGVSVSSPLAEVAQISPVVPEVSRPSSKPSIFVSYFPRSPKSTAYFLLIICVLLLVAGWMVWLRLRPVPMETMVGNLNNRSLAVMYFENETQHQNYDWLRQGFTDMMITDLSRSGQLHILSRQQLSQLVGSEGKDAEVSPDQAMRIAQSVRAADFVTGSFAEIDGHFRIDIQLHDTRNGQIVFADHSIFEHSSELLSQVDVLAEHLSNAMELNSVPKPNLGEAMTKNVEAYQYYSLGVQKAQEFENAEALILLKQAVEFDPQFAMAYARIGYTYALSDIAPEEGRPYLEKALQLSSHLSEKDRLDVSAWYAIARADYGTAMQTLNKINQLYPEEIEAYWRLARLLRAEERPEEAIAVLRRGIQVNPSDKDLNNTLGFVLLSMHRYSEAIAAHRHYVELAPNEPNAHDSLGMSYQQSGNYATALSEYNKALALDPDFEPSIVHLGDAYYQTQQYGKAINQYLRYIQVAHTTGARALGYGNLAAVYFATNRMGDAEQAAAKELKNDPRFVWNSLVIALKKSDATTAGRLERVLFKEIPSQERGAPGNQRTRFYYQGYIDMQSGKTQKALEDFKAALQHLPPSSSMDSYEDCLANAELQLGHYQEAETEYKRILQFDPNYPLARHHLTETEAHLDNQKNDISK; this is encoded by the coding sequence TTGAGTATTGCTCCAAATCATGGGAACTACTTTGATTTGGCTCCTACCATCGCTTACAGTGTTGACGGAATAGACATTGACATCGCTCGTGGCTGTGTCAAACGTCTGGGTACGGAGCATTACCCACGGCGTCAGACTTTTCATGTGCTTTTGTACCTGCTCAAAAATCATGGGCATCTGGTCTCCAAAGAAGAGCTGACCACTGAGATCTGGCAAGATACGGCAGTCACCGATAATGCACTAGCGCAGTGTATCGCCGAAATCCGAAAGGTTCTGGGCGACGACTCTCGCAATCCGAAATACATCAAGACTGTATCCAAGGCTGGTTATTGTTTCGTAGCGCCGGTGAAGGAATTCTTTGAGAGCAGATTCCCCCTCCAGGAGCTGCCCGGTGTATCTGTTTCCTCGCCTCTGGCTGAGGTCGCACAAATCTCTCCCGTGGTTCCAGAGGTCTCCCGACCGTCGAGCAAGCCCTCCATCTTCGTCTCATATTTCCCTCGCTCTCCCAAATCAACGGCGTATTTCCTGCTTATCATTTGCGTTTTGCTGCTGGTCGCGGGTTGGATGGTCTGGCTGCGCTTGAGGCCGGTCCCGATGGAAACGATGGTAGGGAATCTGAATAATCGCAGTCTGGCGGTGATGTACTTCGAAAATGAAACTCAACATCAAAACTATGACTGGCTGAGGCAAGGCTTTACGGACATGATGATTACCGATCTGTCCCGTTCAGGACAGCTTCATATCCTCAGCCGCCAGCAGTTATCACAGCTAGTGGGCTCAGAGGGAAAGGATGCGGAGGTCTCGCCAGATCAAGCCATGCGAATCGCGCAGTCGGTGCGCGCTGCGGACTTTGTCACGGGCAGCTTTGCCGAGATTGACGGGCACTTCCGAATCGATATTCAGCTTCACGATACGAGGAATGGACAGATCGTTTTTGCCGATCACAGCATCTTCGAGCATTCTAGTGAACTTTTGAGCCAAGTCGATGTACTCGCGGAACACCTGTCCAACGCCATGGAGTTGAATTCTGTTCCAAAACCCAATCTCGGCGAAGCAATGACGAAGAATGTTGAAGCCTATCAATACTATTCTCTCGGCGTGCAAAAGGCGCAAGAGTTCGAGAATGCCGAGGCTCTGATCCTGCTCAAGCAGGCTGTGGAATTCGATCCACAGTTTGCCATGGCCTATGCCAGAATCGGTTATACCTATGCTCTCTCCGATATTGCCCCAGAAGAAGGTCGGCCATATTTAGAAAAAGCTCTGCAGCTCTCAAGTCATCTTTCAGAAAAAGATCGTCTCGATGTCAGCGCCTGGTATGCCATAGCCAGAGCCGACTACGGCACGGCCATGCAAACGCTCAACAAGATCAACCAGCTTTATCCAGAGGAAATCGAGGCCTATTGGCGTCTGGCGCGACTTCTGCGTGCCGAAGAACGGCCAGAAGAAGCTATTGCTGTTCTGCGACGCGGCATTCAGGTGAACCCAAGTGACAAAGACCTCAACAACACGCTGGGGTTTGTCCTGCTAAGTATGCATCGCTATAGCGAGGCGATCGCTGCTCACCGGCACTATGTTGAGTTGGCTCCCAATGAGCCGAATGCCCACGATAGCCTCGGCATGTCGTATCAGCAATCCGGTAATTATGCGACAGCCCTCTCCGAATACAATAAGGCTCTCGCGCTCGATCCGGACTTCGAGCCTTCGATTGTCCATCTCGGCGACGCCTATTATCAGACCCAGCAATACGGAAAAGCCATCAATCAATATCTGCGTTATATCCAGGTAGCCCACACAACAGGCGCACGCGCATTGGGTTATGGCAATCTCGCAGCAGTCTATTTTGCGACAAACAGAATGGGTGATGCGGAACAAGCCGCGGCTAAGGAACTCAAAAATGACCCTAGATTTGTCTGGAATTCTCTGGTCATCGCCCTGAAGAAATCTGACGCAACGACAGCAGGCCGTCTGGAGCGCGTTCTGTTCAAGGAGATTCCCAGCCAGGAGCGCGGCGCACCCGGCAATCAGAGAACCCGATTCTATTATCAGGGCTACATCGACATGCAGAGTGGAAAGACCCAGAAGGCGTTGGAGGATTTTAAAGCCGCGTTGCAGCATCTCCCGCCGAGTTCAAGCATGGACTCCTATGAAGACTGCCTAGCGAATGCCGAACTGCAGCTTGGGCATTATCAGGAAGCAGAAACGGAATACAAGCGGATATTGCAATTTGACCCAAACTATCCGTTAGCCCGCCATCATCTGACGGAGACGGAAGCGCATCTGGACAATCAAAAGAACGATATATCGAAGTAA
- a CDS encoding TonB-dependent receptor translates to MHNSERQTYMRTRIGLFIMFFFVLALNGRAQEYRGTIFGQVTDQSGAAIAGAKVTAKGPQQTYSAITRRDGDFTIPFVELGLYSVQAEASGFGIQTQDGVHIDVAAKITLNFRLKVGQASETVTVAANSAGLNTADASVGTVMDPEKIQNLPLNGRQVYQLLALTPGVKQNTVGFSGTRGWDETNQIYINGQSGNYNQFTLNGAPVSQQGGGGAGTWNIAPSIDAVDEFKVMTNTYDASYGREAGGTVNTVLKSGTDNFHGTLYDFWRNAVLDANMYQDDQQGLPKPFHNEHQYGGTVGGPVYRKKTFFFFNYEGYNEIRPTSAQTGTFTADMLPGPDGSVNLSNYLAAVNETNIYDPQTTRCAVAGQNPCNQYVRDPFPNNTIPANRLSAIGLNIAKLYPAPNRPGYSSNYVLVDPGKYQYKMPIARVDQVFTDKTRLYAMFAWWSGTEFQNGSGLPGEIAQGNINNYRSSLTQILDLTHTFTQNILSDVRLSFNRAWNVSPDGAAATGAYPGFTAKSLGLNMPAIPTTSLDLPPEINIYNCCTANIIGNTVSPSLFETYDLGPSLIWTLKSHTFHFGAEFMLFHDVPTGIGQPNGQFTFQSSLTQQNPYQGNNDGDAIAELLLGIPENGSIQDFESVYESYNYYAGFVQDDWKLRRNLTVNLGLRWETESSPHDRNDRLTAGFCTTCTNPLTNQIDYAQFPNLPNPLLGGLQFASNKLSAYQNYFGTLLPKVGVSLGLSPRLVMRGGYGLGTALGIELGAQSTWQQTTNYTDSTDGGLTPSPYFNSGTPYPGGFITPPGNTQGLLSGVGSAQSFDRRDRKIPRVQQYSFGFQGEAPLGIIWDLEYVGTHTTRLRAGIQLNSLTPAEWAAGHANPGLLQQNVPNPFYGVLSSATELASSPTIQQQYLLTPYPQFSGPSGGVYDYADPQGYTDYNSMVAKLEKRLSGNGALIKGLSMLTSFTWSKTLSATNRLNNGNAGLVDPNPYKAIDGTDRPWDFAFSGLYGLPIGKGGLIASSAHGLVGELLNDWQLEWIFTNDGGTAVSYPNNYTYTCGNYNIVSQHRTSESYLNNTNPGCFQSFAPYTTVTALPTTESVRNPWAQQTTLGFEKMFKLTEGTKLQFKAEAFNLTNTPIFGLNGGNANQAPQRVTSVSNPNQPGAWDGYGTINSSTLNQPRQIQFGAKILF, encoded by the coding sequence ATGCACAATTCAGAACGACAGACATATATGCGTACCCGCATAGGTCTTTTCATTATGTTTTTTTTCGTGCTTGCCCTGAACGGCAGAGCACAGGAATATCGAGGAACCATCTTTGGACAGGTGACGGATCAATCTGGAGCCGCAATTGCGGGCGCGAAGGTGACAGCCAAAGGTCCACAGCAAACCTATTCTGCGATCACCCGGCGAGACGGTGATTTTACAATTCCCTTCGTCGAACTCGGTCTCTACTCAGTGCAAGCTGAAGCCTCCGGTTTTGGCATTCAAACCCAGGACGGCGTTCATATAGATGTAGCCGCAAAAATCACCCTGAATTTTCGCCTGAAGGTTGGCCAAGCCTCCGAAACGGTAACCGTCGCGGCGAACTCAGCCGGTTTGAACACGGCAGACGCCTCAGTCGGCACAGTAATGGATCCTGAAAAAATCCAGAATCTGCCGCTGAACGGGCGCCAAGTCTATCAGTTGCTCGCGCTCACCCCCGGCGTCAAACAGAACACTGTCGGTTTCTCCGGCACACGCGGATGGGATGAAACCAACCAGATCTATATCAACGGTCAATCGGGCAACTACAATCAGTTCACATTGAACGGCGCTCCAGTATCCCAGCAAGGCGGCGGCGGCGCCGGAACCTGGAACATCGCTCCGAGCATCGATGCGGTAGACGAATTCAAGGTGATGACCAATACGTATGATGCCTCGTACGGCCGCGAAGCTGGCGGCACTGTCAACACTGTGCTGAAGAGTGGTACCGACAACTTCCACGGCACCCTCTACGATTTCTGGCGCAACGCGGTTTTGGACGCCAATATGTACCAGGACGACCAGCAAGGTCTGCCGAAGCCTTTCCATAACGAACATCAATATGGAGGCACGGTAGGCGGCCCCGTCTATCGGAAAAAGACTTTCTTTTTCTTTAATTACGAAGGCTACAACGAGATTCGTCCAACCAGCGCACAGACCGGAACATTTACGGCCGACATGCTCCCTGGGCCGGACGGCAGCGTCAATCTTTCCAATTACCTGGCAGCTGTCAACGAAACCAATATCTACGATCCCCAGACAACCCGTTGCGCCGTTGCAGGTCAAAATCCCTGCAACCAATATGTGCGCGATCCATTCCCGAACAACACAATCCCTGCGAACCGACTCAGCGCGATTGGTCTGAATATTGCCAAGCTATATCCAGCTCCCAATCGTCCCGGCTACTCCAGCAACTATGTGTTAGTCGATCCAGGCAAATATCAATACAAAATGCCTATCGCCAGGGTAGATCAGGTATTTACTGACAAAACGCGCTTGTATGCAATGTTTGCGTGGTGGTCTGGAACAGAATTCCAGAACGGTTCTGGTCTGCCAGGAGAAATTGCGCAGGGCAACATCAACAACTACCGTTCTTCCCTGACCCAGATTCTCGATCTGACCCACACTTTCACTCAGAACATCCTCTCCGACGTACGTCTTTCCTTCAATCGCGCTTGGAACGTCAGCCCTGACGGTGCAGCCGCCACTGGAGCGTACCCTGGTTTCACGGCCAAGAGCCTGGGCCTGAATATGCCCGCCATCCCGACCACCTCGCTCGATCTCCCTCCCGAGATCAACATCTACAACTGCTGTACTGCCAACATCATTGGCAATACTGTCTCGCCGAGTCTCTTTGAAACCTACGATCTGGGACCATCGCTGATCTGGACCCTGAAATCTCACACTTTCCACTTTGGCGCTGAGTTCATGCTCTTCCACGACGTACCGACAGGTATCGGCCAGCCGAACGGTCAATTCACCTTTCAGTCAAGCCTTACGCAGCAGAATCCCTACCAGGGGAACAATGACGGCGACGCAATCGCGGAGTTACTCCTTGGTATTCCGGAAAACGGCTCCATTCAGGATTTCGAATCGGTTTACGAGAGCTATAACTACTACGCAGGCTTCGTACAGGATGACTGGAAGCTCCGCCGCAATTTGACGGTCAATCTCGGCCTGCGCTGGGAGACGGAGTCTTCTCCGCACGATCGCAACGACCGCCTTACCGCGGGCTTCTGCACCACTTGCACCAATCCCCTCACAAATCAGATCGACTACGCGCAATTCCCCAACCTGCCTAACCCGCTCCTTGGTGGTCTACAGTTCGCCAGCAACAAACTCTCGGCATACCAGAACTATTTCGGTACCCTCCTGCCCAAGGTAGGTGTATCGCTTGGACTAAGCCCGCGTCTTGTGATGCGTGGTGGCTACGGTTTGGGTACTGCTCTGGGAATTGAGCTTGGAGCCCAATCCACCTGGCAGCAAACCACCAACTACACCGATTCAACAGACGGCGGCCTGACCCCTAGCCCCTACTTCAATAGCGGTACACCCTATCCGGGCGGCTTTATCACGCCTCCAGGAAACACGCAGGGCCTGCTTTCGGGCGTAGGTAGCGCACAGTCGTTTGACCGCAGAGATCGCAAGATTCCACGGGTACAGCAGTATTCTTTCGGCTTCCAGGGCGAAGCACCACTGGGAATTATCTGGGATCTCGAATACGTAGGCACTCACACAACCCGCCTGCGTGCTGGGATTCAACTCAACTCTCTTACTCCAGCTGAGTGGGCTGCAGGCCACGCCAATCCCGGCCTGTTGCAACAAAATGTCCCTAACCCGTTCTATGGAGTACTTTCCTCTGCGACAGAACTCGCCTCCAGCCCAACGATTCAGCAGCAGTATCTGTTGACTCCGTATCCGCAATTTTCGGGACCGTCAGGGGGCGTCTATGATTATGCAGACCCTCAAGGCTATACGGACTACAACTCGATGGTCGCCAAGCTAGAGAAGCGCCTGTCGGGCAACGGAGCCCTGATCAAGGGGCTCAGCATGCTGACTTCGTTTACCTGGTCGAAGACTCTCTCTGCAACCAATCGCCTGAATAACGGAAATGCCGGGCTAGTCGATCCAAATCCCTACAAGGCCATTGATGGAACCGATCGTCCTTGGGACTTTGCATTCAGCGGGCTCTATGGTCTGCCTATCGGCAAGGGTGGATTGATAGCCAGCAGTGCTCATGGCCTGGTAGGAGAGCTTCTAAACGACTGGCAATTGGAGTGGATCTTCACTAACGATGGCGGTACGGCTGTCTCGTATCCCAACAACTACACCTATACCTGCGGAAACTACAACATTGTGTCGCAACACCGCACATCAGAAAGCTACCTGAATAACACCAACCCAGGCTGCTTCCAGTCTTTCGCTCCCTATACGACCGTCACAGCTCTGCCCACTACAGAGAGCGTTCGCAATCCGTGGGCGCAGCAGACAACACTCGGATTCGAGAAAATGTTCAAACTCACCGAGGGAACAAAGCTGCAGTTCAAAGCGGAAGCCTTCAACCTCACCAACACTCCAATCTTCGGATTGAACGGTGGCAATGCGAACCAGGCGCCTCAGCGAGTCACAAGCGTCTCGAATCCCAATCAACCAGGCGCATGGGACGGGTATGGAACGATAAATTCCAGTACCCTCAATCAGCCCCGTCAAATCCAGTTTGGCGCCAAGATTCTCTTCTAA
- a CDS encoding sensor histidine kinase, translating to MTTFQRSVRVKALASGPASPPTMMQPISVAKIILILLLSIVCSRTLPAQRSERTIFQFQHSRWTAKDGAPSPMFGFAQTTDGFLWMAAYDGLYRFDGIRFEPYSLPADVTSHVGDARALMATPDGGLWIGLNWGGAVFLKDGHAVVYDQSKGLPTTTVLQFIVDQQGTLWAGTLAGLVRFDGSRWHRIEKDSGFVAKSAQLLFVDRAGTLWVSSADTLFFLPRGETTFRIYKDHAGYINSIGQTPDGTLWAAQDEGTSRIRKLHLIRPMSPESGIEDKRLPKVYEIMGGSTVLVDHAGGLWINSTSKDGLFRVRDPKPLETNKPSPFKKPSFESFTQADGLTGEATSPAQMEDRDGNLWFSSNLGVDRFRESDVVPITDFGGYTPLTKGTNGDVWSFREGYPHHYLLHLHGLTATSQPLDMNPSAADRDPNGTLWMGGYGEISSYTKGRLARYPFPKQSPPQGVQAVVLDHFGGLWVAIIQGRVYRFKDGVWALLGNQKGLPRASVMFIFPDSSGRIWFGYPEGKEDTLRMAVLDGDHVRRFSTTDGPQITSGQVMAEGAGHLWVGGERGLSLFRNDRFQPLLADENDAFVNITGIVETSNGDLWMNAEPGIVHISAAEVGRAITDPTYRMHCENFGVLDGLSGKGVKFRPVPTLVESTDGRLWFLTMGGIFQIDPKHLLRNTTPPSVMIRSVDSGNQTHEGAGRVTFTAGTTNVQIQYTAPNLSIPERVHFRYKLEGSDQEWQDVGTRRQAFYTNLSPRHYRFHVTASNDGGVWNEVGDSVDFTIEPAWYQTHWFLGLCIALGIVSVWSLYRIRVWQMERASAARFDERLSERTRMARELHDTFLQTIQGSKFVVDDGLEEPLDAEKMHRALGQVSGWLEQAIAEGRAALNSLRSSTTLKNELGPSLRQVAESGTVPDGMTISVSVIGSARELHPIVRDELYRIGAEAIQNAKSHSSGSRLNIDLTYSQSLTIRIRDNGVGIDPAYATKGKEGHHGLQGMRERAERIQGKLTILSSPESGTHISVIVPGSVSFLHPDTGILANLRRLYRPASGDDKTL from the coding sequence TTGACGACTTTTCAACGATCGGTACGAGTGAAGGCGCTGGCATCAGGGCCTGCGTCTCCTCCGACCATGATGCAACCGATCTCCGTTGCGAAGATAATCCTGATTCTGCTACTCAGCATCGTTTGCTCCAGGACACTGCCTGCACAACGGAGCGAGCGAACTATCTTTCAATTCCAACATTCGAGGTGGACAGCAAAAGACGGCGCGCCTTCGCCGATGTTCGGATTTGCACAAACGACGGACGGTTTTCTGTGGATGGCCGCCTACGATGGCCTCTATCGCTTCGACGGAATTCGCTTCGAACCCTATTCGCTGCCCGCCGATGTTACTTCCCACGTTGGCGATGCTAGAGCTCTCATGGCTACACCCGATGGGGGCCTCTGGATCGGCCTCAACTGGGGCGGAGCAGTCTTCCTGAAGGATGGGCATGCCGTCGTTTACGATCAGTCAAAAGGACTGCCGACAACTACTGTCCTTCAATTCATAGTCGATCAACAAGGCACTCTCTGGGCGGGCACTCTTGCTGGACTCGTCAGGTTTGACGGATCGCGCTGGCATCGCATTGAGAAGGACTCCGGATTTGTTGCGAAGTCAGCCCAGCTACTCTTTGTCGATCGTGCCGGAACCCTTTGGGTCTCTTCAGCAGACACGCTGTTCTTCCTTCCTCGAGGCGAAACAACTTTCCGCATATATAAAGACCACGCAGGCTATATCAATTCCATAGGGCAAACCCCCGATGGAACCTTGTGGGCGGCTCAGGACGAAGGTACCTCAAGGATTCGAAAACTTCATTTGATCCGACCTATGTCCCCAGAGTCGGGAATAGAGGATAAGCGCCTTCCAAAGGTCTATGAAATCATGGGTGGAAGCACCGTCCTGGTCGATCATGCAGGCGGCCTTTGGATTAATTCCACCAGCAAGGACGGCCTTTTTCGCGTACGCGATCCAAAACCTCTGGAAACAAATAAGCCCTCCCCTTTTAAAAAGCCATCCTTCGAAAGCTTTACCCAGGCAGACGGCTTGACCGGTGAAGCCACGAGCCCTGCACAGATGGAAGACCGCGACGGCAATCTCTGGTTTTCCTCAAATCTTGGAGTGGACCGTTTCCGTGAGTCCGATGTTGTACCAATCACCGATTTTGGCGGCTATACGCCTTTGACTAAAGGTACCAATGGAGATGTCTGGAGTTTCCGCGAAGGCTATCCACATCATTACCTGCTTCATCTCCACGGACTGACAGCAACGAGCCAACCCCTCGATATGAATCCCTCCGCCGCTGATCGTGACCCAAATGGAACCCTGTGGATGGGCGGCTATGGTGAAATTTCCAGCTACACCAAGGGCCGGCTGGCAAGATACCCCTTCCCAAAGCAAAGCCCTCCGCAGGGTGTTCAGGCCGTTGTCCTGGATCATTTCGGAGGGCTGTGGGTCGCGATTATCCAGGGCCGAGTGTACCGCTTCAAGGATGGCGTATGGGCCCTCTTAGGCAATCAAAAGGGCCTGCCGAGAGCAAGCGTCATGTTCATCTTCCCCGACTCCAGCGGCCGGATATGGTTTGGTTATCCGGAGGGCAAAGAAGACACATTAAGAATGGCCGTACTCGATGGAGATCACGTCAGAAGGTTCTCCACCACGGACGGGCCTCAAATTACAAGTGGCCAGGTGATGGCGGAAGGGGCTGGGCATCTCTGGGTAGGCGGAGAGCGTGGACTCTCTCTCTTCAGGAATGACCGTTTTCAGCCGCTGCTCGCCGACGAAAACGATGCATTCGTAAACATAACCGGCATCGTCGAAACTTCGAATGGTGACTTATGGATGAATGCCGAGCCCGGCATCGTCCACATATCCGCTGCCGAGGTTGGCCGCGCCATCACGGATCCCACCTATCGCATGCATTGCGAAAACTTCGGTGTTCTGGACGGTCTCTCGGGCAAAGGCGTGAAGTTTCGACCAGTCCCCACGTTAGTGGAGAGTACAGATGGACGACTATGGTTCCTGACGATGGGAGGAATCTTTCAGATTGATCCGAAACACCTGTTGCGCAATACAACTCCGCCATCCGTGATGATTCGATCGGTCGATTCCGGCAATCAGACTCATGAAGGTGCAGGCCGGGTCACCTTCACAGCAGGTACTACGAACGTCCAGATTCAATACACCGCACCCAATCTATCCATTCCAGAACGCGTTCATTTTCGTTACAAGCTGGAAGGATCCGACCAGGAATGGCAAGATGTCGGAACGCGTCGCCAAGCCTTTTACACCAACCTTAGTCCACGTCATTACCGCTTCCACGTCACCGCTAGCAACGACGGCGGAGTCTGGAATGAAGTGGGCGACTCCGTGGATTTTACAATCGAGCCAGCCTGGTATCAGACACACTGGTTTCTTGGTTTGTGCATCGCTCTCGGAATTGTCAGCGTATGGAGCCTCTATCGAATCCGTGTCTGGCAAATGGAGCGAGCGAGCGCCGCGCGCTTTGACGAACGACTCTCAGAACGCACGCGCATGGCACGAGAACTCCACGATACCTTTCTTCAGACGATTCAAGGCAGCAAATTCGTCGTTGATGACGGTCTTGAGGAACCGCTGGACGCAGAGAAGATGCACCGCGCCTTAGGCCAAGTCTCCGGCTGGCTGGAGCAGGCGATCGCGGAAGGCCGCGCTGCACTGAACTCGCTGCGGTCCTCGACGACATTGAAAAACGAGCTTGGACCATCACTACGACAGGTTGCTGAAAGTGGAACTGTGCCCGACGGGATGACAATCTCGGTTTCAGTCATTGGAAGTGCACGAGAATTGCACCCGATCGTTCGCGATGAACTGTACCGAATCGGAGCCGAAGCTATCCAGAATGCAAAATCCCATTCCAGCGGAAGCCGTCTGAACATCGACCTGACCTACAGCCAGAGCCTGACGATCCGTATACGGGACAATGGGGTCGGCATCGATCCAGCCTATGCCACAAAGGGAAAAGAGGGCCATCATGGCTTGCAAGGCATGCGCGAGCGCGCTGAACGCATCCAGGGAAAACTGACGATCCTCAGTTCCCCTGAATCCGGAACGCATATCTCCGTGATCGTGCCCGGCAGCGTGAGCTTCCTGCATCCCGACACCGGCATCCTGGCCAACCTCCGGAGACTCTATCGCCCAGCCAGCGGAGACGATAAGACATTGTGA
- the ffh gene encoding signal recognition particle protein, with protein MFENLTDKLQRAFKHLRGQGVLTEENIGEALREIRVALLEADVNLGVVKDLIEQIRVKAVGTEVLTALSPTEQVIKIVRDELVALLGKDTARFKFASKPPTVILMAGLQGSGKTTTSGKLAVWLKKGGHRPLLVSVDVYRPAAREQLKVVAKSVDARIYEGDTKGEAPDTDLVLRLAKEAKREAMILGCDTLIVDTAGRLGIDEELMQEMEKLKKLLDPQEILFVADAMTGQDAVNSAQDFHKRLGLTGVVLTKMDGDARGGAALSIRHVTGQPIKFIGVGEKPDAFEPFHPDRITGRILGMGDMMTLLEKAEGALDRKKSEDFAKKALMGDGFSLEDFRDQLKQIKKLGSMESILKMLPSVGPFAGLQEASKNVDESQFSRLEAIINSMTKKERLNADIISGSRRKRIAAGSGTSVQDVNQMLRQYAQMSKMFKQFGKGGMAKSMMRGGMAGLMGGKQKFGR; from the coding sequence ATGTTTGAGAATTTGACAGATAAGCTGCAGCGCGCCTTTAAGCATTTGCGTGGACAGGGTGTGCTGACTGAAGAAAACATTGGCGAGGCGTTGCGGGAGATCCGTGTGGCGCTGCTTGAGGCCGATGTGAACCTGGGTGTGGTCAAGGACCTGATCGAGCAGATTCGCGTCAAGGCGGTTGGGACCGAGGTGCTGACGGCTCTTTCGCCGACGGAGCAGGTCATCAAGATTGTTCGCGATGAGCTGGTTGCGTTGCTGGGCAAGGACACGGCGCGATTCAAGTTTGCGTCGAAGCCACCTACGGTCATTCTGATGGCCGGGTTGCAGGGCTCGGGTAAGACGACGACCTCGGGCAAGCTGGCGGTATGGCTGAAGAAGGGCGGGCATCGTCCGCTGCTGGTGTCGGTGGACGTGTATCGTCCGGCGGCGCGTGAGCAGTTGAAGGTGGTGGCCAAGTCGGTCGACGCACGCATCTATGAAGGCGATACGAAGGGCGAGGCTCCGGATACGGATCTGGTTCTGCGGCTGGCGAAAGAAGCCAAGCGTGAGGCGATGATTCTGGGCTGCGACACGCTGATCGTAGATACGGCTGGCCGTCTGGGCATTGACGAAGAGTTGATGCAGGAGATGGAGAAGCTGAAGAAGCTGCTGGATCCGCAGGAGATTTTGTTTGTTGCCGACGCCATGACGGGTCAGGACGCGGTGAACTCTGCACAGGACTTTCACAAGCGGCTGGGGCTTACTGGCGTTGTGTTGACCAAGATGGATGGCGATGCGCGCGGTGGTGCGGCGTTATCCATTCGGCATGTGACGGGGCAGCCGATCAAGTTCATTGGCGTGGGCGAAAAGCCGGATGCTTTTGAGCCGTTTCATCCGGACCGCATTACAGGGCGCATTCTAGGCATGGGCGACATGATGACGTTGCTCGAAAAAGCCGAGGGCGCGCTGGATCGCAAGAAGAGCGAGGACTTCGCCAAGAAAGCGCTGATGGGCGATGGGTTTTCGCTGGAGGATTTTCGCGATCAGTTGAAGCAGATCAAGAAGCTGGGCTCGATGGAATCGATTTTGAAGATGCTGCCTTCGGTGGGTCCATTTGCCGGGTTGCAGGAGGCTTCGAAGAATGTAGATGAGAGCCAGTTCTCGCGGCTTGAGGCGATCATCAATTCGATGACCAAGAAAGAGCGGCTGAACGCGGATATCATCTCTGGTTCACGACGGAAGCGGATTGCGGCTGGGTCGGGAACTTCAGTACAGGATGTGAACCAGATGCTGCGGCAGTATGCGCAGATGAGCAAGATGTTCAAGCAGTTCGGCAAGGGCGGAATGGCGAAGAGCATGATGCGCGGGGGCATGGCTGGGTTGATGGGCGGTAAGCAGAAGTTTGGGCGGTAG
- a CDS encoding peroxiredoxin-like family protein yields the protein MTDLSLTLQDQLDEITANTRKLVQADRLAIGERALEELFATGIEDRILPVGALAPEFALKDSSGKLVRSADLLAVGPLVIKFFRGRWCSYCVTELETYRDLYGQIRERGGLLVAISPETQRQSDFAVQQHGLSYPLLFDPAAKLAEQFGLVYTVPEYHQRYLKSILVNLPFLNGEHSWRLPMPATYVIGHDGRVVFAEAHADFRVRPEPQEALLALFAE from the coding sequence ATGACGGATCTCTCACTGACTCTGCAGGACCAACTCGACGAGATTACTGCGAATACACGGAAGCTGGTGCAGGCAGATCGGCTTGCTATCGGCGAGCGGGCGCTTGAGGAGTTATTTGCTACCGGTATTGAGGATCGGATTCTGCCGGTGGGGGCGCTGGCGCCGGAGTTTGCGCTGAAGGATTCTTCTGGGAAGCTGGTGCGGAGCGCGGATTTACTGGCGGTAGGGCCGTTGGTGATCAAGTTTTTTCGCGGACGCTGGTGTTCGTACTGCGTGACGGAGCTGGAGACGTATCGCGATCTGTATGGGCAGATTCGCGAGCGGGGTGGATTGCTGGTGGCGATCAGTCCGGAGACGCAGCGGCAGTCGGACTTTGCCGTGCAGCAGCACGGACTGTCGTATCCGCTGCTGTTTGATCCGGCGGCAAAGCTGGCGGAGCAGTTTGGGCTGGTGTACACCGTGCCTGAATATCACCAGCGATATCTGAAGTCGATCCTGGTAAACCTGCCGTTCTTGAACGGTGAGCATAGCTGGCGATTGCCGATGCCCGCGACATATGTGATTGGACACGATGGGCGTGTAGTTTTTGCTGAGGCTCATGCTGATTTTCGCGTGCGTCCTGAGCCGCAAGAAGCGTTGTTGGCACTCTTCGCTGAATAA